One part of the Quercus lobata isolate SW786 chromosome 7, ValleyOak3.0 Primary Assembly, whole genome shotgun sequence genome encodes these proteins:
- the LOC115954149 gene encoding uncharacterized protein LOC115954149 isoform X2, giving the protein MPMAFHRPINPKPKPRSQILFFTLAIAAIALLYLFSTLMSTSGFSFSSSSKTLNMVFNPNNRNGHERIHKGHEKYLYWGDRIDCPGKHCDSCEGLGHQESSLRCALEEAMFLKRTFVMPSRMCINPIHNKKGILHHSDNRSSEERAASSCAMDSLYDMDLISDTVPVILDNSKLWYQVLSTSMKLGPRGVAHVEGINRVDLKDDSHYSNLLLINRTASRLSWFMECKDRNNRSAIMLPYSFLPSMASKELRDAADKIKALLGDYDAIHVRRGDKIKNRKDRFGVERSLHPHLDRDTRPEFILRRIKKWIPPGRTIFIASNERTPGFFSPLCVRYKLAYSSNYSRILDPLIKNNYQLFIVERVIIMGAKTSIKTFKEDETVLSLTDDPKKNTKSWQIPVYTMDEEGR; this is encoded by the exons atgCCAATGGCATTTCACAGACCCATAAATCCCAAACCAAAACCCAGATCCCAAATCCTCTTTTTCACCCTCGCCATAGCCGCCATTGCCCTTTTGTACCTCTTCTCTACTCTGATGTCCACAAGTGGTTTCTCATTTTCCTCCTCCTCAAAAACTTTGAATATGGTTTTCAATCCCAATAACCGTAACGGCCACGAAAGAATTCACAAAGGACACGAGAAGTACTTGTACTGGGGTGACAGAATCGACTGCCCAGGGAAGCACTGTGACTCCTGCGAAGGTCTGGGTCACCAGGAGTCCAGCCTCAGATGTGCCCTTGAGGAAGCCATGTTTCTTAAAAG AACTTTTGTCATGCCTTCTAGGATGTGCATCAATCCTATACATAACAAGAAAGGAATCCTTCATCATTCCGATAACAGAAGTTCAGAGGAAAG GGCAGCAAGCTCTTGTGCCATGGACTCTTTGTATGATATGGACCTCATATCTGATACTGTACCTGTAATTTTAGACAATTCAAAACTATGGTATCAAGTACTATCTACGAGTATGAAGCTAGGACCTAGGGGAGTTGCCCATGTGGAAGGAATTAATCGTGTTGATCTTAAAGATGACAGTCATTACTCAAATCTCTTGCTCATAAACCGAACTGCAAGCCGTCTTTCATG GTTTATGGAGTGCAAGGATCGAAACAACCGTAGTGCTATAATGTTGCCATATTCTTTTCTCCCTTCAATGGCATCAAAGGAATTAAGAGATGCAGCTGATAAG ATTAAGGCACTCCTTGGTGATTATGATGCCATCCATGTTCGTCGTggtgataaaataaaaaacaggaAGGACAGATTTGGAGTTGAAAGAAGCCTGCATCCCCATCTGGATAGGGATACACGTCCTGAGTTTATCTTACGTAGAATTAAAAAGTGGATCCCACCTGGACGAACTATTTTTATTGCTTCCAATGAGAGGACTCCtggatttttttcccctctctgtGTCAG GTACAAATTGGCATATTCATCAAACTATAGCCGGATTCTGGATCCTTTGATTAAGAACAACTACCAGTTGTTCATTGTTGAGAGGGTTATCATAATGGGAGCCAAAACATCCATTAAAACATTCAAGGAGGATGAAACTGTACTCAGCCTCACTGATGACCCAAAGAAGAACACCAAATCGTGGCAAATACCTGTTTATACCATGGATGAAGAGGGAAGGTGA
- the LOC115954149 gene encoding uncharacterized protein LOC115954149 isoform X1, whose amino-acid sequence MPMAFHRPINPKPKPRSQILFFTLAIAAIALLYLFSTLMSTSGFSFSSSSKTLNMVFNPNNRNGHERIHKGHEKYLYWGDRIDCPGKHCDSCEGLGHQESSLRCALEEAMFLKRTFVMPSRMCINPIHNKKGILHHSDNRSSEERWAASSCAMDSLYDMDLISDTVPVILDNSKLWYQVLSTSMKLGPRGVAHVEGINRVDLKDDSHYSNLLLINRTASRLSWFMECKDRNNRSAIMLPYSFLPSMASKELRDAADKIKALLGDYDAIHVRRGDKIKNRKDRFGVERSLHPHLDRDTRPEFILRRIKKWIPPGRTIFIASNERTPGFFSPLCVRYKLAYSSNYSRILDPLIKNNYQLFIVERVIIMGAKTSIKTFKEDETVLSLTDDPKKNTKSWQIPVYTMDEEGR is encoded by the exons atgCCAATGGCATTTCACAGACCCATAAATCCCAAACCAAAACCCAGATCCCAAATCCTCTTTTTCACCCTCGCCATAGCCGCCATTGCCCTTTTGTACCTCTTCTCTACTCTGATGTCCACAAGTGGTTTCTCATTTTCCTCCTCCTCAAAAACTTTGAATATGGTTTTCAATCCCAATAACCGTAACGGCCACGAAAGAATTCACAAAGGACACGAGAAGTACTTGTACTGGGGTGACAGAATCGACTGCCCAGGGAAGCACTGTGACTCCTGCGAAGGTCTGGGTCACCAGGAGTCCAGCCTCAGATGTGCCCTTGAGGAAGCCATGTTTCTTAAAAG AACTTTTGTCATGCCTTCTAGGATGTGCATCAATCCTATACATAACAAGAAAGGAATCCTTCATCATTCCGATAACAGAAGTTCAGAGGAAAG GTGGGCAGCAAGCTCTTGTGCCATGGACTCTTTGTATGATATGGACCTCATATCTGATACTGTACCTGTAATTTTAGACAATTCAAAACTATGGTATCAAGTACTATCTACGAGTATGAAGCTAGGACCTAGGGGAGTTGCCCATGTGGAAGGAATTAATCGTGTTGATCTTAAAGATGACAGTCATTACTCAAATCTCTTGCTCATAAACCGAACTGCAAGCCGTCTTTCATG GTTTATGGAGTGCAAGGATCGAAACAACCGTAGTGCTATAATGTTGCCATATTCTTTTCTCCCTTCAATGGCATCAAAGGAATTAAGAGATGCAGCTGATAAG ATTAAGGCACTCCTTGGTGATTATGATGCCATCCATGTTCGTCGTggtgataaaataaaaaacaggaAGGACAGATTTGGAGTTGAAAGAAGCCTGCATCCCCATCTGGATAGGGATACACGTCCTGAGTTTATCTTACGTAGAATTAAAAAGTGGATCCCACCTGGACGAACTATTTTTATTGCTTCCAATGAGAGGACTCCtggatttttttcccctctctgtGTCAG GTACAAATTGGCATATTCATCAAACTATAGCCGGATTCTGGATCCTTTGATTAAGAACAACTACCAGTTGTTCATTGTTGAGAGGGTTATCATAATGGGAGCCAAAACATCCATTAAAACATTCAAGGAGGATGAAACTGTACTCAGCCTCACTGATGACCCAAAGAAGAACACCAAATCGTGGCAAATACCTGTTTATACCATGGATGAAGAGGGAAGGTGA